A single region of the Brassica rapa cultivar Chiifu-401-42 chromosome A03, CAAS_Brap_v3.01, whole genome shotgun sequence genome encodes:
- the LOC103857738 gene encoding uncharacterized protein LOC103857738, with protein MSSSRPDQHTLHHFTHIHPLTKVDGYGEFTCGGCKTFGFGKTYRCSWCDYNLHEHCATCSPTLFSFIHPQHELKLVFRGPEQTHHEKRMCNICDEPAEGLFYQCHHCGFDVHPLCTQLPQRVRHVPHSAHPLELSHWGASRTCKVCSGAIRSWRYKCSPCGLDVHMESVNTSAASVATIQQRCYGPQPHYHPSQYYHPYYNHGYTNHQGQVQESTPSIGRRMFGILMALTVGVICNIVAAPVSDAFTGGF; from the coding sequence ATGTCTTCGTCAAGGCCAGACCAGCACACACTCCATCATTTCACCCATATTCATCCATTAACGAAGGTTGACGGATATGGCGAGTTCACATGCGGTGGCTGCAAAACTTTTGGCTTTGGGAAGACCTACCGTTGCTCCTGGTGCGACTACAATCTTCACGAACACTGCGCTACGTGCTCCCCTACTCTCTTCAGCTTCATCCACCCACAACACGAGCTCAAACTAGTCTTTAGAGGACCAGAGCAAACGCACCATGAAAAACGTATGTGCAACATCTGCGACGAACCAGCCGAAGGGCTCTTTTACCAATGCCATCATTGTGGCTTCGACGTCCATCCACTCTGCACACAGCTGCCTCAGCGCGTGAGACACGTGCCTCACTCCGCTCATCCTTTAGAGTTGAGTCACTGGGGAGCGAGCCGCACGTGCAAGGTTTGCAGCGGTGCAATCAGGTCTTGGCGGTACAAGTGTAGCCCATGTGGTTTAGATGTTCACATGGAAAGTGTTAATACGTCTGCAGCGTCAGTAGCAACAATTCAGCAGAGGTGTTATGGGCCACAACCGCATTATCACCCTTCTCAGTATTATCATCCTTATTACAATCATGGATATACAAACCATCAAGGTCAGGTTCAAGAGTCCACTCCGAGCATaggaagaagaatgtttggCATTTTAATGGCTCTAACCGTTGGGGTTATCTGCAATATTGTCGCTGCGCCGGTCTCTGATGCCTTTACTGGCGGCTTCTGA